One stretch of Nitratiruptor tergarcus DSM 16512 DNA includes these proteins:
- the rsmA gene encoding 16S rRNA (adenine(1518)-N(6)/adenine(1519)-N(6))-dimethyltransferase RsmA gives MKIAAKKKFGQNFLKDEVVLYKIIESMPKTENVIVEIGPGLGDLTKKLLAQQRDVIAFEIDEGLCRLLEKEFHEEIEAKRLRLVCGDVIDHWKQNLVDKDYDLVANLPYYVATNIVLRALQDERCKNILVMLQKEVADKFCAKEGEKEFSSLAVLAQSVGQVKRVCVVKPQSFSPAPKVDSAVLLIQKRANLDDKHFMQFLKAAFAQPRKTLLKNLSRLYPKEQLEQIFATLGIASNIRPHEASTSIYHQIFGMLKEKIDGAKAVPTTTTATK, from the coding sequence TTGAAAATTGCAGCGAAAAAGAAGTTTGGCCAAAATTTCTTAAAAGATGAAGTGGTTTTATACAAAATCATCGAATCGATGCCCAAAACAGAAAATGTAATTGTAGAAATTGGGCCTGGATTAGGTGATTTAACAAAAAAGCTATTAGCACAGCAAAGAGATGTGATAGCTTTTGAGATCGATGAAGGTCTATGTCGTCTTCTTGAAAAAGAGTTTCATGAAGAGATAGAAGCAAAGAGACTGAGGCTTGTTTGTGGAGACGTCATAGATCATTGGAAGCAAAATCTTGTGGATAAAGATTATGACCTTGTCGCTAATCTGCCCTACTATGTAGCTACCAATATTGTGCTACGTGCACTGCAAGATGAACGGTGCAAAAATATATTGGTCATGCTACAAAAAGAAGTTGCTGACAAGTTTTGCGCAAAAGAGGGAGAGAAAGAGTTCTCATCTTTGGCCGTTTTGGCACAAAGTGTTGGTCAAGTAAAGAGAGTGTGTGTTGTCAAACCACAATCATTCTCCCCTGCGCCAAAAGTGGACTCAGCGGTTTTGTTGATACAAAAGAGAGCTAATCTAGATGATAAGCATTTCATGCAGTTTTTAAAAGCTGCATTTGCACAACCGCGTAAAACCCTTTTGAAAAATTTATCCAGACTCTATCCCAAAGAGCAGTTAGAGCAGATTTTTGCTACACTTGGGATTGCTTCCAATATTCGACCTCATGAAGCTAGCACATCTATCTATCACCAGATTTTTGGAATGTTAAAGGAGAAGATAGATGGAGCAAAAGCAGTCCCAACAACCACAACAGCAACAAAATAG
- a CDS encoding integrase core domain-containing protein produces MQIKYTLPGLKGYKRLERIYYNSLMISEEAKRRKKILEFWEKYGLAATTEAFGVSRRTLFRWKKSLNDADGDIKALNPKSRKPKRVRESKVPREVINEIKRLRKEYPNIGKAKLYHLLKPFCEEKELKTPSESTIGRIIAKAPDTMRLFPYRIDTKGKVKPKKKTQKNRKPKNLKSKPFELWAVDTIQIVSNGIKRYILTMIDPLTRIAFAVAIPSKRARHTAYALEALIDGITSIKQKRKLAILSDNGSEFKKEFDALLEQKGFTHYWTYPRSPKMNAHNERFNRTIQEQFIQYYEDLLFTDLDEFNKKLAKWLIDYNTKIPHSSLNFKSPVQYLLENHYECHMYWTYTLI; encoded by the coding sequence GTGCAAATCAAATACACGTTGCCAGGGCTCAAAGGATATAAAAGATTAGAGAGGATATACTACAATTCGCTTATGATAAGCGAAGAGGCAAAAAGAAGAAAAAAGATATTGGAGTTTTGGGAAAAATATGGACTAGCAGCAACAACTGAAGCTTTTGGAGTAAGCAGAAGAACACTCTTTCGATGGAAAAAGAGTTTAAATGATGCAGATGGCGATATAAAAGCCTTAAATCCAAAATCACGCAAACCAAAAAGAGTAAGAGAGTCAAAAGTACCAAGAGAAGTTATTAATGAGATAAAGAGATTAAGAAAAGAGTATCCCAATATCGGCAAAGCAAAACTCTACCACCTGCTTAAACCTTTTTGTGAAGAAAAAGAACTTAAAACTCCCTCGGAATCCACAATAGGAAGAATAATCGCAAAAGCACCAGATACAATGAGACTTTTTCCCTACCGCATCGATACAAAAGGAAAAGTGAAACCAAAAAAGAAGACACAAAAAAACAGAAAACCAAAAAACCTCAAATCCAAACCATTTGAACTGTGGGCAGTCGATACCATCCAAATAGTATCAAACGGTATAAAACGATATATCCTTACTATGATTGACCCACTCACACGTATTGCATTCGCAGTGGCGATTCCATCCAAAAGAGCAAGACATACTGCATATGCTCTTGAAGCTTTAATTGATGGAATAACTTCCATCAAACAAAAACGTAAACTTGCAATTCTTTCAGATAATGGCAGTGAATTTAAAAAAGAGTTTGATGCTCTGCTTGAACAAAAAGGCTTTACACACTACTGGACATATCCAAGGAGCCCTAAAATGAATGCACACAATGAAAGATTCAATAGAACAATTCAAGAACAATTTATTCAATACTATGAAGATTTACTCTTTACAGATTTGGATGAATTCAATAAAAAATTAGCAAAATGGCTCATCGATTACAATACCAAAATACCACACTCTTCTCTTAATTTTAAATCTCCGGTACAATACCTTCTTGAAAATCATTATGAGTGCCATATGTATTGGACTTATACATTAATTTGA
- a CDS encoding endonuclease III domain-containing protein has translation MQQFQKILKFLHIEYEKWDAPAKRFAKECKYKRTPYTILIATVLSFRTKDEVTFAAAHRLFALADKPKDMLNVSRETIEKTIYPVGFYRQKAKSIHHISQELVEKFGGDVPDTLEELTSIKGVGPKTAKIVLEQAFEKPYVAVDTHVHRICNIWGLIETKSPEESDRVLEEIVSDEEKRGLNKLLVAFGQTVCKPQKPDCKRCPLQETLKNFGIQCKV, from the coding sequence ATGCAGCAGTTTCAAAAGATTTTAAAGTTCCTACATATCGAATACGAAAAGTGGGATGCTCCTGCAAAGAGATTTGCAAAAGAGTGCAAATACAAACGAACACCTTATACAATATTGATAGCAACAGTTCTGAGTTTTCGCACAAAGGACGAAGTTACTTTTGCAGCTGCACACAGACTCTTCGCACTGGCAGATAAACCGAAAGATATGTTGAATGTTTCACGTGAAACAATAGAGAAAACAATCTATCCTGTAGGATTTTATAGACAAAAAGCAAAGAGTATTCATCACATTTCACAAGAGTTGGTAGAAAAGTTTGGAGGAGATGTTCCCGATACTCTTGAAGAGCTTACAAGTATCAAAGGAGTTGGACCCAAAACTGCCAAAATTGTGTTAGAACAAGCCTTTGAGAAGCCTTATGTAGCAGTAGATACCCATGTACATCGTATCTGTAATATATGGGGGCTTATTGAGACAAAGAGTCCAGAGGAGAGTGATAGAGTGCTTGAAGAGATAGTAAGTGATGAAGAGAAAAGGGGCCTCAATAAACTTCTCGTAGCCTTTGGACAAACCGTTTGTAAACCCCAAAAACCAGATTGCAAGAGGTGTCCATTGCAAGAAACGTTAAAAAATTTTGGAATACAATGCAAGGTATAA
- the hisF gene encoding imidazole glycerol phosphate synthase subunit HisF yields the protein MQEYFAKRIIPCLDVDKGRVVKGVNFVGLKDAGDPVEVAKRYNEEGADEITFLDITATYEERDTIVHIVEEVAKEVFIPLTVGGGIRELQDIYNLLAVGCDKVSINSAAVKNPDFVNEAAKRFGSQCIVVAIDAKRVGDSWHVFTAGGRNDSGKDAIEWAKEVYDRGAGEILLTSMDADGTKAGYDLELTRAISDAVEIPVIASGGAGTMEHIKDAFTKGHADAALAASIFHFKEIDIMELKHYLQNEGIPVRL from the coding sequence ATGCAAGAGTACTTTGCAAAACGTATCATCCCTTGCCTCGATGTTGATAAAGGGCGTGTTGTAAAGGGAGTGAATTTCGTGGGCCTCAAAGATGCAGGAGATCCTGTAGAAGTAGCTAAACGCTACAACGAAGAGGGGGCAGATGAGATTACATTTCTCGATATTACAGCAACCTATGAAGAGCGCGATACAATTGTACATATCGTAGAAGAGGTGGCAAAAGAGGTTTTTATTCCACTCACTGTAGGTGGTGGGATACGTGAGCTTCAAGATATCTATAATCTCCTTGCAGTAGGATGCGATAAGGTTAGTATCAATTCAGCTGCTGTAAAAAATCCTGACTTTGTCAATGAAGCAGCAAAGAGATTTGGAAGCCAGTGCATTGTAGTGGCAATCGATGCAAAAAGAGTAGGGGATAGTTGGCATGTCTTTACTGCTGGTGGTAGAAACGATAGTGGAAAAGATGCAATCGAATGGGCAAAAGAGGTATATGATAGAGGAGCTGGCGAGATACTGCTTACCAGCATGGATGCAGACGGCACAAAAGCCGGATATGATCTTGAACTGACTCGTGCTATCAGTGATGCTGTTGAAATACCGGTCATTGCCAGCGGGGGAGCAGGAACGATGGAACATATCAAAGACGCTTTTACAAAAGGGCATGCAGATGCAGCCTTGGCTGCAAGCATCTTTCACTTTAAAGAGATAGATATCATGGAGTTAAAGCACTATCTACAAAATGAAGGGATACCAGTTCGACTATGA
- a CDS encoding purine-nucleoside phosphorylase, translating into MIVCAGKTELFSFAYPIGVGLIESAINLTRLTLFDKPEFLLFIGSAGCYGQYEIFDIVQSRGASQIELSFWQKKSYTPIDNVVVSEGMNVSHETIVNSSNYITTDKSTWQYFQKAGIGLENMEFFSLLQVAKEFEIPAAGIFVVTNYCDENAHEMYQKNIRQGMEKLEGFVKEKFQI; encoded by the coding sequence ATGATAGTGTGCGCAGGTAAAACAGAACTTTTTTCTTTTGCTTATCCCATAGGAGTAGGTCTTATAGAATCTGCTATCAACCTTACTCGTCTTACCCTTTTTGATAAGCCGGAGTTTTTACTTTTTATAGGCTCTGCAGGATGTTATGGGCAATATGAAATTTTTGATATTGTACAAAGCAGGGGAGCATCACAAATAGAGCTCTCTTTTTGGCAAAAAAAATCCTATACTCCAATCGATAACGTAGTAGTAAGCGAAGGTATGAATGTTTCACATGAAACAATTGTCAACTCCTCAAACTATATTACTACAGACAAATCTACCTGGCAATATTTTCAAAAAGCTGGAATCGGCTTGGAGAATATGGAGTTTTTTTCTCTCTTGCAAGTGGCAAAAGAGTTTGAAATTCCGGCTGCAGGAATATTTGTTGTAACCAATTACTGTGATGAGAATGCCCATGAGATGTATCAAAAAAACATTCGCCAAGGGATGGAAAAATTGGAAGGTTTTGTGAAGGAGAAGTTTCAAATATGA
- the rlmN gene encoding 23S rRNA (adenine(2503)-C(2))-methyltransferase RlmN, whose amino-acid sequence MKKNILDLTKEELQLEVTPKFRANQIFQWIYQKRAKDFEEMSNLPKSMRQKLKETFTITPPKILNVEISKDGSKKYLLGLHDGHTVESVLLPMKKEEIDEEGNIIKEARYTVCVSSQVGCKVGCEFCLTAKGGFVRNLSPGEIVGQVLTIREDNDIPANRRVNIVYMGMGEPLDNLENVAKAVKIFSDEHGMSISPRRQTISTSGLAPKIKKLGDMNLGVLLAISLHAVDDELRQKLMPINKAYNIESVIEAVKEFPIDQRKRVMFEYLMIKDLNDDLKSAKKLVKLLHGIKAKVNLIYFNPYPGSPFQRPQPKDVEAFQKYLLDHGVLCTIRESKGLDISAACGQLKEKSHGCTL is encoded by the coding sequence ATGAAAAAAAACATTTTAGATCTTACAAAAGAGGAGCTTCAACTTGAGGTAACTCCAAAATTTAGAGCCAACCAGATCTTTCAATGGATCTACCAAAAAAGGGCAAAAGATTTTGAGGAGATGAGCAATCTTCCAAAATCGATGCGTCAAAAGCTCAAAGAAACATTTACAATTACTCCTCCCAAAATTTTAAATGTAGAAATCAGTAAAGATGGAAGTAAAAAATATCTTTTGGGCTTACATGATGGACACACTGTCGAAAGCGTCCTGCTTCCTATGAAAAAAGAGGAAATAGATGAAGAGGGTAATATCATCAAAGAGGCTCGCTACACTGTCTGCGTATCAAGCCAGGTAGGATGCAAAGTAGGGTGTGAGTTTTGTCTCACTGCCAAAGGTGGATTTGTAAGAAATCTCTCCCCTGGTGAGATAGTCGGACAGGTGCTCACCATCCGAGAGGATAATGATATTCCGGCAAACAGAAGAGTCAATATTGTCTATATGGGAATGGGAGAGCCCCTCGATAATCTTGAGAATGTAGCAAAAGCTGTAAAAATTTTTAGTGATGAGCATGGAATGAGCATCAGTCCGCGGCGCCAGACAATCTCCACAAGCGGTCTTGCTCCAAAAATCAAAAAACTGGGAGACATGAATCTGGGAGTCCTTCTGGCAATAAGTCTGCATGCGGTAGATGATGAACTTAGACAAAAACTGATGCCAATTAACAAAGCCTATAATATAGAGAGTGTCATAGAAGCTGTCAAAGAGTTTCCAATTGATCAAAGAAAGAGAGTGATGTTTGAGTACTTGATGATAAAGGATCTCAACGACGATTTAAAATCAGCCAAAAAACTTGTAAAACTTCTACACGGTATCAAAGCAAAAGTCAATCTCATCTATTTTAACCCTTATCCAGGAAGCCCTTTCCAAAGACCCCAGCCAAAAGATGTTGAGGCTTTTCAAAAATACCTCCTCGATCATGGAGTTCTATGTACAATTCGCGAATCAAAGGGGCTTGACATCAGTGCAGCATGCGGACAGCTAAAGGAGAAGAGTCATGGATGTACCCTTTAA
- a CDS encoding NAD(P)-dependent oxidoreductase has product MKIAVFEADKECQEVFKKLDATIDFYQEDINHILKKEAQYVAISIFVHSKIDRSILDLLPNLQYIQTRSTGFDHIDIEACRKRGIAVSNVQGYAGPPVAEFAFSLLLNISRKTDIAIARAKEGNFSYKDLLGFELFEKRLGIVGLGTIGKQMARIAHGFGMNIQAYTRHYDEAFCSQYNIEKSNYDKLLQTSDIVMFAVPLTPKTYHMLDLQQAKLLQPHAVVINVARGEIISTEAIEYLSNRIYGIGVDVIEGEKELLKNPTPQFLQLIQKQNIRYTPHMAYFTKEALERIRKISVENMKRFIEQKEILHRIA; this is encoded by the coding sequence ATGAAAATAGCTGTTTTTGAAGCAGACAAGGAGTGTCAAGAAGTTTTTAAAAAACTTGATGCAACAATCGATTTTTATCAAGAAGATATCAACCATATTCTCAAAAAAGAAGCACAATATGTGGCTATTAGTATCTTTGTCCACTCTAAAATAGATAGAAGTATTTTAGATCTTTTACCAAATCTACAATATATCCAAACACGTTCCACAGGATTTGATCACATCGATATCGAAGCGTGTAGAAAAAGAGGAATTGCCGTCTCCAATGTTCAAGGATATGCAGGTCCACCTGTTGCGGAATTTGCTTTTTCACTTCTGCTCAATATCTCCAGAAAAACAGATATCGCAATTGCTAGAGCAAAAGAGGGTAATTTTTCCTATAAAGATCTTTTGGGATTTGAACTGTTTGAAAAGAGGTTAGGGATAGTAGGACTTGGAACTATTGGAAAGCAGATGGCTCGCATTGCCCATGGATTTGGTATGAATATCCAAGCCTATACTCGGCATTACGATGAGGCTTTCTGTTCTCAATACAATATTGAAAAAAGCAATTATGACAAACTCCTTCAAACCAGTGATATAGTCATGTTTGCCGTACCTCTTACTCCAAAAACTTATCATATGTTGGATCTCCAACAAGCAAAGCTACTGCAACCTCACGCAGTTGTCATCAACGTTGCTAGAGGCGAAATAATCAGCACAGAAGCTATAGAGTATCTAAGCAATCGTATTTATGGAATAGGAGTTGATGTAATTGAGGGAGAAAAAGAGCTTTTGAAAAATCCAACACCTCAATTTTTACAACTTATTCAAAAACAAAATATTCGCTATACACCCCATATGGCTTACTTCACCAAAGAGGCGCTGGAGAGAATAAGAAAAATATCTGTAGAAAATATGAAGCGATTTATTGAACAAAAAGAGATTTTACATCGTATAGCTTAA
- a CDS encoding RluA family pseudouridine synthase — MPFVRKIIKSNEPIKLFLLLMRTFDISQSQAQKMIDTRKIYQHGKLITDKSAVVQGELEVVTFEPMTKGLKPLFETKDFAVYDKPSGIMVHPKNRNTHYTLIDEIRYHYGDEANIVHRIDKETSGLILASKNKKAEKLLKQMFEHKQIQKRYLALVRGDIQQQTVIEAPIALNRDYSTIKLKVMIHPQGKYAKTIINPLQRFGNFTLVEAFPVTGRQHQIRIHMFHVKHPILGDPIYGPSTRDAIRYLDGLMDNEERLAVTGATRLMLHAHAIEFAYNDTKYKIVSNRDFLQECLSYTM; from the coding sequence TTGCCATTTGTCCGAAAGATAATAAAATCTAATGAACCAATCAAGCTCTTTTTACTCTTGATGAGAACGTTTGATATCTCCCAGTCTCAGGCACAAAAGATGATTGATACAAGAAAAATTTATCAACATGGAAAACTTATCACAGATAAATCAGCTGTTGTACAAGGGGAGCTAGAAGTAGTGACATTTGAGCCCATGACAAAAGGGCTTAAGCCTCTTTTTGAGACAAAAGATTTTGCTGTGTATGATAAGCCAAGTGGCATCATGGTGCATCCAAAAAATAGAAATACACACTATACACTGATTGATGAGATCCGCTACCATTATGGGGATGAGGCAAATATTGTGCATCGAATCGATAAAGAGACGAGTGGCCTCATACTTGCTAGTAAAAACAAAAAGGCAGAAAAACTGCTCAAGCAGATGTTTGAGCATAAACAGATTCAAAAGCGTTATCTAGCACTTGTTCGCGGAGATATTCAACAGCAGACGGTAATAGAAGCACCAATTGCTCTCAATAGAGATTATTCGACTATTAAACTCAAAGTTATGATTCATCCTCAAGGAAAGTATGCAAAGACGATTATAAATCCATTGCAGCGTTTTGGAAATTTTACACTAGTGGAAGCATTTCCCGTTACGGGAAGGCAGCACCAAATACGTATCCATATGTTTCACGTGAAACATCCGATTCTTGGTGATCCGATCTATGGCCCATCTACACGAGATGCTATTCGATATCTCGATGGTCTAATGGATAATGAGGAGCGTTTGGCAGTAACCGGAGCAACAAGGCTTATGCTTCATGCTCATGCAATAGAGTTTGCTTATAACGATACAAAATATAAAATTGTTTCAAACAGAGACTTTCTCCAGGAATGCTTAAGCTATACGATGTAA
- the purB gene encoding adenylosuccinate lyase, whose translation MVERYARKEMADKWTQQAKYQAWLDVELAAVKAWNRLGLIPKEDMEKILQNAKFDVQRIDEIEKETKHDVIAFLTSVAESLGPESRWVHYGMTSSDTIDTAVALQMRDSLKLIIEDVKMVMESIKKRAFEHKMTLMVGRSHGIHGEPITFGLVLAIWYDEFARHLKNLEETLEVISVGKVSGAMGNFAHAPMELEEYVCEELGLKPAPVSNQVVQRDRYARLFTTMALVASTIEKIAVNIRHFQRTEVYEAEEYFSKGQKGSSAMPHKRNPVLSENLTGLARQIRSMAIPALENVALWHERDISHSSVERFILPDGFVTLDFALHRLNNVIANLVVYPKNMMKNLNLTGGLVFSQRVLLELTKRGVTREDAYKIVQRNAMKVWEQIQEGHAPINERGESLFLQYLLEDKELTQKISEEEIRSFFDYSYYTKNVDRIFARVFKEED comes from the coding sequence ATGGTAGAGAGATACGCACGAAAAGAGATGGCCGATAAATGGACGCAGCAGGCAAAATATCAAGCGTGGCTCGATGTTGAGCTTGCTGCAGTAAAAGCGTGGAACCGCCTGGGACTTATTCCAAAGGAGGATATGGAAAAGATCCTACAAAATGCAAAATTTGATGTACAAAGAATAGATGAGATTGAAAAAGAGACAAAACATGATGTGATTGCTTTTTTGACAAGCGTAGCAGAGTCTTTGGGACCAGAGTCTCGCTGGGTGCACTATGGAATGACAAGCTCCGATACAATCGATACAGCAGTAGCTTTGCAGATGCGAGACTCTTTAAAACTCATTATCGAAGATGTGAAGATGGTGATGGAGTCCATCAAAAAAAGAGCATTTGAGCACAAAATGACTCTCATGGTTGGACGAAGCCACGGTATTCATGGAGAGCCTATCACATTTGGACTGGTACTTGCCATCTGGTATGATGAGTTTGCAAGGCACCTTAAAAATTTAGAAGAGACACTGGAAGTTATCAGTGTTGGTAAAGTGAGTGGGGCTATGGGAAACTTTGCCCATGCACCGATGGAGCTAGAAGAGTATGTATGTGAAGAGCTTGGTCTCAAACCAGCTCCTGTTTCCAATCAGGTAGTGCAACGAGACAGATATGCAAGGCTTTTTACTACAATGGCACTGGTTGCTTCCACTATTGAAAAAATTGCCGTCAATATCCGCCACTTTCAACGCACAGAAGTCTATGAGGCTGAGGAGTATTTTAGCAAGGGGCAAAAGGGAAGTTCTGCAATGCCACATAAGCGAAATCCAGTTCTTAGTGAAAACCTAACCGGTCTTGCAAGACAAATTCGCTCTATGGCAATACCGGCTCTTGAAAATGTTGCTCTTTGGCATGAACGAGATATCAGCCACTCTTCAGTAGAGCGCTTCATCCTGCCAGATGGATTTGTCACCCTCGATTTTGCCTTGCATCGCCTCAACAATGTCATTGCCAATTTGGTGGTCTATCCAAAAAATATGATGAAAAATCTCAACTTAACAGGCGGGCTTGTCTTTAGCCAAAGAGTACTACTTGAGCTTACCAAACGAGGAGTGACACGAGAGGATGCGTATAAAATAGTCCAAAGAAATGCAATGAAGGTGTGGGAGCAGATCCAAGAGGGGCATGCGCCTATCAATGAAAGAGGTGAGAGCCTCTTTTTGCAATATCTTTTAGAAGACAAAGAGCTTACACAAAAAATCAGCGAAGAGGAGATAAGAAGCTTTTTTGATTACAGCTACTATACAAAAAATGTTGACAGGATTTTCGCAAGAGTTTTCAAAGAGGAGGATTGA
- a CDS encoding ribonucleoside-diphosphate reductase subunit alpha — protein sequence MIRVVKRNGRVEPLDISKIQKYTKAACEGLEGVSQSELEVDAKIQFRDGITTEEIQQTLIRTAVDKIDVDRPNWSFVAARLFLYDLYHKVSGFTGYRHLREYFEKGEKEGRIIPGLKEKYDLDDLNDYIKPERDLQFTYLGIRTLYDRYLLKDKDNNPIELPQQLFMAVAMFLAQNELDCQSWAKRFYDVISKFEVMVATPTLSNARTTRHQLSSCYIGSTPDNIEGIFDGYKEMALLSKYGGGIGWDWSRVRAMGSYIDGHKHAAGGIIPFLKITNDIAIAVDQLGTRKGAIAVYIEPWHMDIKDFIDLKKNSGEERRRAHDLFPALWINDLFMKRVAEDGIWTLFDPYQTSDLTEVWGEEFEKRYIEYEQREDIIKEQVKAKELWKLILRSYFETGNPFLCFKDNANRCNPNDHAGIIRSSNLCTEIFQNTEPNYYKVKVKYEDGSVELYDEEDEVKIDTGIVKKAKKISSIDSINGKKVFIVEKEKIDGLTAVCNLASVNLSKVNTKEDIERVVPIAIRMLDNVIDLNFYPLEKVKKTNLQTRAIGLGVMGEAQMLAEKKVEWGSDEHLKTIDEIMEMISYNAIRASSNLAVEKGVYPLFENSKWAKGIFPIDTANKEAKKLTPERGGLFGYIYDWNELREKVKRDGMRNGYLMAIAPTSSISILTGTTQTIEPVYKRKWFEENLSGLIPVVVPNLSPDTWQYYTPAYDLDQRLLIKAAAVRQKWIDQGQSVNIFIRLDKASGRYLHEIYTLAWQLGLKSTYYLRSQSPEVAQDVADRSMECLGCQ from the coding sequence ATGATTCGCGTTGTTAAGCGAAATGGTCGGGTTGAACCCCTTGATATTAGCAAAATACAAAAATATACAAAAGCTGCTTGCGAAGGATTGGAGGGAGTTAGCCAAAGCGAGCTGGAAGTCGATGCAAAGATTCAGTTTCGCGATGGCATCACCACTGAAGAGATCCAGCAAACCCTCATTCGTACAGCAGTGGATAAAATCGATGTAGATAGACCAAACTGGAGCTTTGTAGCTGCAAGACTCTTTTTGTACGATCTCTATCATAAAGTAAGCGGTTTTACCGGCTATCGCCATCTAAGAGAATATTTTGAAAAAGGAGAGAAAGAGGGGCGTATTATCCCAGGACTTAAAGAAAAATATGACCTCGATGATCTCAACGACTATATAAAGCCTGAGCGTGATTTGCAGTTTACCTATCTTGGAATCCGCACACTTTATGACAGATATCTGCTCAAAGACAAAGACAACAATCCAATAGAGCTTCCACAACAGCTTTTCATGGCGGTTGCAATGTTTTTGGCTCAAAATGAGCTTGATTGCCAAAGCTGGGCAAAGCGCTTTTATGATGTAATCAGCAAGTTTGAAGTGATGGTAGCGACCCCAACCCTTTCCAATGCAAGAACTACACGCCATCAGCTCTCTAGCTGCTATATCGGATCAACTCCAGACAATATCGAAGGGATTTTTGATGGCTACAAAGAGATGGCGCTGCTGAGCAAATATGGTGGTGGTATCGGCTGGGACTGGAGCAGGGTGCGCGCGATGGGCAGCTACATTGATGGGCATAAACACGCAGCCGGCGGAATCATTCCATTTTTAAAAATCACCAATGACATAGCTATTGCAGTCGATCAGCTGGGTACTCGAAAAGGGGCGATTGCAGTTTACATTGAGCCGTGGCATATGGATATCAAGGATTTTATTGATCTCAAAAAAAACAGTGGGGAAGAGCGAAGACGCGCCCATGATCTCTTTCCGGCACTTTGGATAAATGATCTTTTTATGAAGCGGGTTGCCGAAGATGGAATCTGGACGCTGTTTGATCCCTACCAAACAAGCGATCTGACAGAAGTATGGGGCGAAGAGTTTGAGAAAAGATATATTGAGTATGAGCAAAGAGAGGATATTATAAAAGAGCAGGTCAAGGCAAAAGAGCTTTGGAAACTAATTCTTAGAAGCTATTTTGAGACAGGAAATCCGTTTCTTTGCTTCAAAGACAATGCCAACAGATGCAATCCAAACGATCATGCAGGAATAATTCGCAGCTCAAATCTTTGTACAGAAATCTTCCAAAACACAGAGCCAAACTACTATAAAGTCAAAGTTAAATATGAAGATGGAAGTGTAGAGCTCTACGATGAAGAGGATGAAGTAAAAATCGATACAGGAATCGTAAAAAAAGCTAAAAAGATATCCAGTATCGATAGTATCAACGGCAAAAAGGTTTTCATTGTAGAAAAAGAGAAAATCGATGGGCTCACTGCTGTGTGTAACCTTGCCAGTGTGAACCTTAGTAAAGTCAATACAAAAGAGGATATTGAGCGAGTTGTACCTATCGCCATTAGAATGCTCGATAACGTAATCGATCTTAACTTCTATCCACTCGAAAAGGTAAAAAAGACAAACCTGCAAACAAGAGCTATTGGACTTGGTGTCATGGGCGAAGCCCAGATGTTAGCAGAGAAAAAAGTAGAGTGGGGAAGCGATGAGCATCTAAAGACAATAGATGAAATCATGGAGATGATTAGCTACAACGCTATTCGCGCAAGCTCAAACTTAGCAGTTGAAAAAGGTGTCTATCCACTCTTTGAAAACTCCAAATGGGCAAAGGGGATTTTCCCAATCGATACGGCAAACAAAGAGGCTAAAAAACTCACACCTGAGAGGGGAGGACTCTTTGGCTATATTTATGACTGGAATGAACTAAGGGAAAAAGTAAAACGTGATGGTATGAGAAACGGCTACCTCATGGCAATTGCGCCGACAAGCTCAATTTCAATTTTAACAGGAACAACACAGACAATTGAGCCGGTCTATAAGAGAAAATGGTTTGAGGAGAATCTCTCAGGGCTCATCCCTGTTGTTGTACCAAACTTAAGTCCTGATACGTGGCAGTACTACACTCCTGCATACGATCTTGACCAGCGTCTTCTTATTAAAGCGGCAGCTGTACGGCAAAAATGGATCGATCAAGGACAAAGTGTCAATATCTTTATCCGTCTTGACAAAGCAAGTGGACGCTATTTGCATGAGATATATACCCTTGCATGGCAGCTTGGACTTAAATCTACCTATTATCTCAGAAGCCAATCTCCAGAAGTTGCTCAAGATGTTGCAGATAGAAGTATGGAGTGTCTAGGGTGTCAATAA